One genomic segment of Vulgatibacter sp. includes these proteins:
- a CDS encoding roadblock/LC7 domain-containing protein: MNPQMVMHEAEYHRITGVCDRLTREANAKVVFLVDKNGQLIAASGATSNIDTVSLASLTAGNIAATGGLAKLIGEKEFSILFHEGERDNLHISIVGQRVILVVLFDARSSLGLVRLRVKKASEELGRIFEELQARADAPGAKALFAEITDDDIDNLFKE; this comes from the coding sequence ATGAACCCGCAGATGGTGATGCACGAGGCGGAGTACCACCGGATCACCGGGGTCTGCGACCGCCTCACCCGCGAGGCGAACGCCAAGGTCGTCTTCCTGGTCGACAAGAACGGCCAGCTGATCGCCGCCTCCGGCGCCACCAGCAACATCGACACGGTCTCCCTCGCGTCGCTCACCGCCGGCAACATCGCGGCGACCGGTGGCCTCGCCAAGCTCATCGGCGAGAAGGAATTCTCGATCCTCTTCCACGAGGGCGAGCGCGACAACCTGCACATCTCGATCGTGGGGCAGCGGGTGATCCTCGTGGTCCTCTTCGACGCGCGCTCCTCGCTGGGCCTGGTGCGGCTGCGGGTGAAGAAGGCGAGCGAGGAGCTCGGCCGGATCTTCGAGGAGCTCCAGGCCCGGGCCGACGCGCCTGGCGCCAAGGCGCTCTTCGCCGAGATCACCGACGACGACATCGACAATCTTTTCAAAGAGTAG
- a CDS encoding VOC family protein, translating into MNERIEAPQLAGITLAQIRVARPTDRLEEVVAFYRDGLGLQEIGRFTGHEGYDGVMLGLPGRTYHLEFTQHEGGSPGPAPSRDNLLVFYVPDEGGFDRLVERLRSRGHEPVEPENPYWKDKSLTFEDPDGWRLVICRTAGI; encoded by the coding sequence ATGAACGAACGAATCGAAGCCCCGCAGCTCGCCGGGATCACGCTCGCCCAGATCCGGGTGGCGCGTCCGACCGATCGGCTCGAGGAGGTGGTCGCCTTCTACCGCGACGGGCTCGGCCTGCAGGAGATCGGCCGCTTCACCGGGCACGAAGGCTACGACGGGGTGATGCTCGGCCTGCCGGGCCGCACCTACCACCTCGAGTTCACGCAGCACGAGGGCGGCAGCCCCGGTCCGGCGCCGAGCCGCGACAACCTGCTCGTCTTCTACGTGCCCGACGAGGGCGGCTTCGATCGTCTCGTGGAGCGCCTGCGCTCCCGGGGCCACGAGCCGGTGGAGCCCGAGAATCCCTACTGGAAGGACAAGAGCCTCACCTTCGAGGATCCGGACGGCTGGCGCCTGGTGATCTGCCGCACCGCCGGCATCTGA
- the panB gene encoding 3-methyl-2-oxobutanoate hydroxymethyltransferase — MKAAGERIGMLTAYDATFARLLDGAGVDVLLVGDSLGNVIQGEKSTLPVTVDQMIYHLRAVNRGVQRAHVVGDMPFMSYQASVDEAVKNAGRLVAEGGAEAVKLEGGAEFSEVIAKIVRAGIPVMGHIGLTPQAVHKMGGYVVQGRDEEKAQRLLEDAKALEAAGCYSLVLEGIPQELGAQITAALSIPTIGIGAGPHCDGQVLVIYDLLGMDPSFSPKFVKRYVQLHEVIGGAVKDYLGEVKGGSFPSEAHSFRMGPAKAAAQLPAAANIRVVGEDEKLGAVYGGAAADVPKR; from the coding sequence ATGAAGGCAGCGGGCGAGCGCATCGGCATGCTCACCGCCTACGACGCCACCTTCGCCCGTCTCCTCGACGGCGCCGGCGTCGACGTGCTCCTCGTCGGCGACTCCCTCGGCAACGTGATCCAGGGCGAGAAGAGCACGCTGCCCGTCACCGTCGACCAGATGATCTACCACCTGCGCGCGGTGAACCGCGGCGTGCAGCGGGCCCACGTCGTCGGCGACATGCCCTTCATGAGCTACCAGGCCTCGGTGGACGAGGCGGTGAAGAACGCCGGCAGGTTGGTGGCCGAGGGCGGCGCCGAGGCGGTGAAGCTCGAGGGCGGCGCCGAATTCTCCGAGGTGATCGCGAAGATCGTCCGGGCCGGCATCCCGGTGATGGGCCACATCGGCCTCACGCCGCAGGCGGTCCACAAGATGGGCGGCTACGTGGTCCAGGGGCGCGACGAGGAGAAGGCGCAGCGCCTCCTCGAGGACGCGAAGGCCCTGGAGGCGGCGGGCTGCTACTCCCTCGTCCTCGAGGGGATCCCGCAGGAGCTCGGCGCGCAGATCACGGCGGCGCTCTCCATCCCCACCATCGGCATCGGCGCGGGTCCCCACTGCGACGGGCAGGTGCTGGTGATCTACGACCTCCTCGGCATGGACCCGTCCTTCTCGCCGAAGTTCGTGAAGCGCTACGTGCAGCTCCACGAGGTGATCGGCGGCGCGGTGAAGGACTACCTGGGCGAGGTGAAGGGGGGCTCATTCCCCTCCGAGGCCCACTCCTTCCGCATGGGGCCCGCGAAGGCGGCAGCGCAGCTCCCCGCCGCGGCGAACATCCGCGTCGTCGGTGAGGACGAGAAGCTCGGCGCCGTCTATGGTGGCGCCGCAGCAGACGTGCCCAAGCGCTAG
- a CDS encoding TrmH family RNA methyltransferase, which yields MKTPRPLSTDELVARKPEPEDFAALPRAPLHLVLADVRGLANVGLVFRLCDNLRAGHLWLCGITGHPPYPGDPRDPEIAARCDREIRRTAVMAVPYVPWSYRADALQVVRERKAAGDTIVVVEQAEGALPLHEAPLAAPVTLVLGHERTGVDPAILAETDIALELPVYGMANSINVAMTAGIVGYELVRRTKGFGLSPL from the coding sequence ATGAAGACGCCGCGCCCCCTGAGCACCGACGAGCTCGTCGCCCGCAAGCCCGAGCCGGAAGATTTCGCCGCCCTGCCCCGCGCGCCGCTGCACCTCGTCCTCGCCGACGTGCGCGGCCTCGCCAACGTGGGGCTCGTCTTCCGCCTCTGCGACAACCTGCGCGCGGGCCACCTCTGGCTCTGCGGGATCACCGGCCACCCGCCCTATCCCGGCGATCCGCGCGATCCCGAGATCGCCGCCCGCTGCGATCGCGAAATCCGCCGCACGGCGGTGATGGCCGTGCCCTACGTCCCCTGGAGCTACCGCGCCGACGCGCTGCAGGTGGTCCGCGAGCGCAAGGCTGCAGGCGACACCATCGTCGTGGTCGAGCAGGCCGAGGGAGCCCTGCCGCTGCACGAGGCGCCGCTCGCAGCGCCCGTCACCCTGGTCCTCGGTCACGAGCGCACCGGCGTCGATCCCGCCATCCTCGCCGAGACGGACATCGCCCTGGAGCTGCCGGTCTACGGCATGGCCAACTCGATCAACGTGGCGATGACCGCGGGCATCGTGGGCTACGAACTGGTCCGCCGCACGAAGGGCTTCGGCCTCTCGCCGCTCTGA
- a CDS encoding polysaccharide biosynthesis/export family protein: MLRSSIGLLLVASLGFSAGCASREARMQANAATAAPAAEVAAPAAAQTLGSGDVFEVRVVGEEDLSGAYRVASDGSVSFPFCGRIEVGGKTAPETSEALTSCLAAGYIKNPQVSVFIKERHSKKVFVFGEVQKPGTFLFEDGMNVIQAITLAEGFGKLAASNSVVVTRIVDGQEQRYKVRVDDIGTGKSANFLLQPGDIVYVPESFF; the protein is encoded by the coding sequence ATGTTGCGTTCTTCGATCGGTCTGTTGCTCGTCGCTTCCCTCGGCTTCTCCGCCGGCTGCGCCTCTCGCGAGGCACGCATGCAGGCGAACGCCGCCACCGCCGCTCCCGCGGCGGAGGTGGCTGCCCCCGCCGCCGCCCAGACCCTGGGCAGCGGCGACGTCTTCGAGGTTCGCGTGGTGGGCGAGGAGGATCTCTCCGGCGCCTACCGCGTGGCCAGCGACGGCTCGGTCTCCTTCCCCTTCTGCGGCAGGATCGAGGTCGGCGGCAAGACCGCCCCCGAGACCTCCGAGGCGCTCACCAGCTGCCTCGCCGCGGGCTACATCAAGAACCCGCAGGTCTCCGTCTTCATCAAGGAGCGCCACTCGAAGAAGGTCTTCGTCTTCGGCGAGGTCCAGAAGCCGGGAACGTTCCTCTTCGAGGACGGGATGAACGTGATCCAGGCGATCACCCTGGCCGAGGGCTTCGGCAAGCTCGCCGCGAGCAACTCGGTGGTGGTCACCCGGATCGTCGACGGGCAGGAGCAGCGCTACAAGGTCCGGGTCGACGACATCGGCACCGGCAAGTCGGCGAACTTCCTGCTGCAGCCCGGCGACATCGTCTACGTGCCGGAGAGCTTCTTCTAA
- the panC gene encoding pantoate--beta-alanine ligase has product MASPILVQTRDELLEALRALHAKGERLALVPTMGFLHEGHLSLIREGKKRADKVAVTIFVNPTQFGPNEDLDRYPRDLAGDLAKCGEAGAWLVYAPQSPREVYPEGFQTWVQVTELEMGLCGGKRPGHFKGVATVVAKLLGLFRPQLALFGQKDYQQLAVIRRMARDLDLGAWTEIVGMPTVRETDGLAMSSRNAYLSPEERQRALSLKAGLDAAAARYEAGERQAAALLAAARAEVERGADRIDYVELVDADSLRPVERVDGPVCLLVAAFVGKTRLIDNRVLGS; this is encoded by the coding sequence ATGGCCTCCCCGATCCTCGTCCAGACCCGCGACGAATTGCTCGAAGCGCTGCGCGCCCTCCACGCGAAGGGCGAGCGGCTGGCGCTCGTGCCCACCATGGGCTTTCTCCACGAGGGGCATCTCTCGCTCATCCGCGAAGGGAAGAAGCGCGCGGACAAGGTGGCGGTGACCATCTTCGTCAACCCGACGCAGTTCGGGCCGAACGAGGATCTCGACCGCTACCCCCGCGACCTCGCCGGTGACCTCGCCAAATGCGGTGAGGCCGGGGCCTGGCTGGTCTACGCGCCGCAGTCGCCGCGGGAGGTCTACCCCGAGGGCTTCCAGACCTGGGTGCAGGTGACCGAGCTGGAGATGGGTTTGTGCGGCGGCAAGCGCCCCGGCCACTTCAAGGGCGTGGCCACGGTGGTGGCCAAGCTCCTCGGCCTCTTCCGCCCGCAGCTCGCCCTCTTCGGCCAGAAGGATTACCAGCAGCTCGCGGTGATCCGACGGATGGCGCGGGATCTCGATCTCGGCGCCTGGACGGAGATCGTGGGCATGCCCACGGTGCGCGAGACGGACGGGCTGGCCATGTCGTCGCGCAACGCGTATCTCTCGCCCGAGGAGCGGCAGCGGGCGCTTTCGCTCAAGGCGGGGCTCGACGCCGCAGCCGCGCGGTACGAGGCAGGCGAACGGCAGGCGGCAGCGCTGCTGGCTGCAGCCAGGGCCGAGGTGGAGCGCGGCGCCGACCGGATCGACTACGTCGAGCTGGTGGACGCCGACTCGCTTCGGCCCGTCGAGCGGGTGGACGGACCGGTCTGCCTCCTCGTCGCCGCCTTCGTGGGCAAGACGCGGCTGATCGACAACCGGGTGCTGGGAAGCTGA
- a CDS encoding deoxynucleoside kinase: MERARYIVVEGPIGVGKSTLTQLLADRFGGRTVFEVVDENPFLPLFYKDRDKHAFQTQLFFLLSRFKQQQELFQQDLFNQVTVSDYLFAKDRIFASLTLNPAEMALYDRVFDLLRPRVVRPDLVIYLQARLDVLLARIKRRGRAFEAGFDADYLARLCSTYNDYFFHYDETPLLVINSSDIDLVDIEGDKDAIVDLVRRHKKGVQHYIPRGSAA; the protein is encoded by the coding sequence ATGGAACGCGCCCGCTACATCGTGGTCGAAGGTCCCATCGGCGTGGGGAAGTCGACCCTCACCCAGCTCCTCGCCGATCGCTTCGGCGGCCGCACGGTCTTCGAGGTGGTCGACGAGAATCCCTTCCTGCCCCTCTTCTACAAAGACAGGGACAAACACGCCTTCCAGACCCAGCTCTTCTTCCTGCTCTCCCGCTTCAAGCAGCAGCAGGAGCTTTTCCAGCAGGACCTCTTCAACCAGGTCACGGTCTCGGACTACCTCTTCGCCAAGGACCGGATCTTCGCCAGCCTCACCCTCAACCCGGCGGAGATGGCCCTCTACGACCGGGTCTTCGACCTGCTCCGGCCGCGGGTGGTGCGGCCCGACCTGGTCATCTACCTGCAGGCCCGGCTCGACGTGCTGCTGGCGCGGATCAAGAGGCGCGGCCGCGCCTTCGAGGCGGGTTTCGACGCCGACTACCTCGCTCGCCTCTGCTCCACCTACAACGACTACTTCTTCCACTACGACGAGACGCCGCTCCTCGTGATCAACTCGAGCGACATCGATCTGGTCGACATCGAGGGAGACAAGGACGCGATCGTGGATCTGGTGCGCCGCCACAAGAAGGGCGTGCAGCACTACATTCCCCGCGGTTCCGCTGCCTGA
- a CDS encoding GTP-binding protein, which translates to MSFINYPLREITCKIVYYGPGLCGKTTNLQYVYAKTNPAARGNMISLATETERTLFFDFLPLGLGEIRGFKTRFHLYTVPGQVFYDASRKLILKGVDGVVFVADSQMDRMDANLESAENLRTNLAEQGYDLDKIPYVIQYNKRDLPGIVPSEELSRMLNPRRVPEFNAIAPTGVGVFDTLKAVAKQVLAEMKKGG; encoded by the coding sequence GTGTCCTTCATCAACTACCCGTTGCGCGAGATCACCTGCAAGATCGTCTATTACGGACCCGGCCTGTGCGGGAAGACGACCAACCTGCAGTACGTCTACGCCAAGACCAACCCCGCCGCCCGCGGCAACATGATCTCCCTCGCCACGGAGACCGAGCGTACGCTCTTCTTCGACTTCCTTCCGCTGGGCCTGGGCGAGATCCGCGGCTTCAAGACCCGCTTCCACCTCTACACGGTGCCGGGCCAGGTCTTCTACGACGCCTCCCGCAAACTCATTCTCAAGGGTGTGGACGGGGTGGTCTTCGTCGCCGACTCGCAGATGGATCGGATGGACGCCAACCTCGAGTCGGCGGAGAACCTCCGGACCAACCTGGCGGAGCAGGGCTACGACCTCGACAAGATCCCCTACGTGATCCAGTACAACAAGCGGGACCTGCCGGGGATCGTGCCGTCGGAGGAGCTTTCGCGGATGCTCAACCCGCGGCGGGTGCCGGAGTTCAACGCCATCGCCCCCACCGGCGTCGGCGTCTTCGACACCTTGAAGGCGGTGGCCAAGCAGGTGCTCGCGGAGATGAAGAAGGGCGGCTGA